The genome window ATAAACACAACAGGATTTCGTCCCATAGCTTTGACAAATTGTTTAAAAGCCCAATTATAATGACAAATATCTTCTTTTGATAACAAACAAGCAGCAAATGTGACACATCTATCATGTTTGTCAACACCAGTAAAAGGAGCAAAAATCATATTGTACCtgcaaaacataaaacataaaaacagTAAACTACAAATTCACTTATATAAAAGGGTACTATCACTAAATACACACAGTGCAAATCACTAAAAACCACACCACATATTACTAAAAAAGCCAGTAATAGACAATTGCTCCTAAAGTAAACATATACATCATCAAATAAAAAGGAAATAGTATACATGAGTCTCTGTAATTATCTAGTGACCAGATGACATTTTATATTACAATAGTAGATACACAGCATCAAAATGTTACAATAGCAGATACAATAGCAGATagtacaataaaatattatattatttaatattcaatttaaacTTACTTGTTTGTATCAAATGTGGCATCAAATGACACAGCATCACCATAAATTTCAAAGTTTCTCCTCCCAACTGGATCAGCCCAGAAAAGCATAGTTAAGTGACCCTCAGCATCAACTTCATGagcaaaataaaatgatttgGATGTCTCCTGCATTACTCTAAACTTGTCAATCAACATCTGGCCATCCCTTTCTCCAACAAACTCCTTCAAATCCCTGTCAAAATTCCGAAAATCGCGTAATGTAGCACCAACATTAGCATAGCCACCAGTCATTTCCTTCACCAAACTAAACGTCTTGCTGCAACCAATATTAACCTTTGCAGCATCAAATACTATACTCCTCAAACCAACTGTCATCTCTCTACTAGCCCTCAGAAATTGCCTACCAGTTTCACTCGCCAATGTATGATTGTGAAGTTCTACAAAATTTAACACATAATATCTATTTTGACTCGTAATCTTAACAACAAATTTGGCTTTACATCCACATCTACGTGTTACAGTACGTCTTCCCCTAACTCCTTTAGCTACAACTTCATCTGAATTTCCAAACTTAACctcattaaaaccttctttACTACAAACAAAGTGCTTCAATATTATCGTACCATCAGAATCTTTCTTTTCAGTTGCTTTTCGAACATCAAAACCACCCAATCTGCCATACTCCTTGTAAAACCGGTAAGCCTTTTCCAAACTATCAAAAACCTGATTACAAACTGGAGTATCAACTGCATCAACACAACTAGGTATATAATACCTCATACCACCAGGAGAAACAGTGTAATTGTCAACCGAATCACTACTTCCAGTTGAACAAACAGCACGAGAAACTTCTACAACACTAATATTCGATGAATCACCACAACTTGATCCTGAACAATAACAATTAAGCACAAAATCAACAACTAAACAAATcacaattttgaataattacTCACTAAAAACATATGAAACTAAACTACAAACTATATCATTATATAACACATTACAATGACTAAATCACAAAATTGAATTACTGCCTAAATCATAACAAAACACATGACAAAATTGATATCAAAAAGTACTAACCGCATCATATTTGCAACTCAAAAAGGATGAAATCAGAAAtctaaatatgaattataaatcaaaatcaacaaaaaacaGAAATCCGAACATAATATCGAACATAAATCGAAGAGATGTAGATATACAACAACGAACATCATAATCAAACATTAAAAgcaactaaaatataaaaattagccAAAAAAACCGAAGCTTTACCTTGATTCACACTGATTTTAGATAAATCCGATATAATCATCTTCAATTCGAAATCGACCTACGAGATGAGGCAGTTTAATGACTAAATCACTGATATCGAATGATGATTTCGTCGATAAGCTGCTCGAGAGAAGCTGGAGTGTGAAACTGTGGAGGCGACTGTGTTTACAGAGAGAAAAGTAGTTGAAACCgttgtagagagagaaagttcCAGCCGTTAtgtgaataaaaaataaaatctttgtctttttatattttaataatttatctaaACGTACGGCTGTGATTAAAACTAGGGATCATTATTTTAGTGGCTAGGATTAGttcctagtttttattttagatgaggtttgtatttgatcaaaagcctatatatatatatatatatatatatatatatatatatatatatatatatgagaaagatcctaagaaaactcagcttatcaagaaaaccgagaaacccgcttaatcaccgttgattttataatcataatataaattatgatttatcaaaaaatcaatcaaatctaattcttaagagcatctccaaccatacaaaaccTTTAggtaaaaagtgagttggcattccaaatataaaaaatttagccaacctgttGAAAAAAGCGtactccaaccacgtgaacctgttggctataattttagccaacctcttatggatggctatatttgtcgaacctctacaggtctgtaagaaatctgtaggatgattgcatatcatttattaccatatcaaactcatatatatatattctattttaacaaactaaaatattaataacattctatttttaaattataaccaaccaatatagccactaccattgaagtacaatgtcttaccggttcagcaaattttacataatatcttacaggttcaatttagccaacgattatagccaacgccgttggagatgctctaagggatATTATAGTAATCTtctacatatatttaatgcaGTCACtcagtaatatatttaatgcattcaatcagtaatatatttaatgcCTTTAATAAGTACATTTAATAAGATTTGCAgttaattgattttcttttctatatTATCCATATCTCAATCATTCAATcagtatttaatttgaatttcaaattttaaattttaaacttgtCGTAGGTAGGAGATTTCTCAGCGGAATCcgataaaatattttctcatttaaTTATATGATAGGTATTTCAGTTTAAGGGTAATGGAATTCCGTTAAGTGTTTACATTCACAAGAATAAGATTTAACAAGATTTCATTAAGTGTTTTGATGCAGATTTTGttgatgaaaattatatataaaaattaaaatctttcactcgtattttctattaaatgtttttctgaaaataaatatttaaaaattttaaacttaataaGGTCTTAATACTCAtcgatatgaattatatttttcacatgTAGAAAATCACTCAATGGAATTCGGTCAAAAGAATATCACTcaaagaaattattaaaaatattagaacaatCAAAAGAATATCATAAGGTAAATAATTCATACAAttagaaaaatctcaaattttaaaagaatcttacatggcacaaatatttcttattaatcataaaaaatatcttagagaatctgttcaaaatttattatttaagatagtattttaaataatctttaGATAAGATTGTTTTTTTTGTCGTAGGTAGGAGATCTCAACGGAATCCgaaaaatattttctcatttaaCTATAGGAGAGGTAATTCAGTTTAAATGTAATTGGATTTCTTCAAGTGTTCATATTCATACTAATAAGATTTAACCATTCGttatgtgttttgatgcatatttttatgcagattcttttgatgaaaattatatataaaaattagtgtTTTTCACTCGTATTATTCTATTAAatgtttttctgaaaataaatatttaaaaatttgaaatttaataagGTCTTAATACTCAttgatatgaattatatttttcacatgTAGGGAATCACTCAATGGAATTCGGTCAAAAGAATATCGCTCAAtgcaattattaaaaatattagaatagtCAAAAAAATATCACAAGGTAAATAATGTATacaagaaaaatctcaaattttaaaagaatcttacatggcacaaatatttattattaatcataaaaaatatcttagagagtcttttgatatttattttttagtatagtattttaaaaatatcttagagaatattttgatatttgataataaaaagtaaGATTCTTTAATACATTCATTTAAAGactttttatatttagatatttcacatattttaatatgaattatttgagaattttattatttaaaaattaatattcttcaAAATGTTCGCTTTAATATAAGTCTCCTTGACGAATAATTCGAGTTAAGATTCTGATAAGTGTTCATTTGTGCATTCATTTACAAGGtatctaatataatattaaaataatatcataatttgTTATTATAGATAATTTTATAGTAGTGTTCCCgtaaatattagatatttttaagatataaataatagaataatatgataaaGGAGTTATGATAATATGatattacacataatttattcataattattGTACATGGATAGATTATGTTGAAAtgacaaatttttgaaaatgatataattttgatccaattttattattaatcttgATATTCTAATAAATGTTCACTCAAATatgtagaataatatatattagaatctttaaattgatattttatgaaatttatattactttaaaatgttccctcaaatattatagattaatacattgtagaatttttaaatatttatttacgaagttgaactaaaaaatttattataatatatagttaataaagAGATTCTTTACACTACTCGttcaattatttttgaaatgagGGTTCtcacatatttattttatattaaaagcaaaagatAATTAAAGAACTTGAgtcattgtatataatttttagtaaatttgtaatattaatattataatattaattaccagaatcttaattaattatcacttaactaaataaattatgataattcaaattttaatttatttaaaaagaacacataataaatcatatatgaTCAACAAACGGAACACCTAACAACTTCaaattaagttataattttactAATATCAATCTTATAATCATATGTTGAGATTCTAGTAGATGTTTGATATTGGATTCTAGCAAAGAATCATTGAATAGAAATTGATTTGaaagaatattttaaatcaagttCTACAAGATTCTACTACTTGTTTTTACTATATGATATGATAGGTGTACTTGTAATCAAACATATTTgttaaacattttaaaaaatgttttaaataaaaaattaatatattatttttggctTGAATTTTTAGATTCTCCTATGTGTTTGATATTGGgttctaacaaaaaaaataaatcaatttaaaattttaatatagaaaaGAATTGGTAACTTAATTGAgaacttatttatattttctatgattttttttaaaaataaattaaatttccaATAACTTCCAATGATTTTCGACCGAGTTTGGTCGAAATAAATAATTTCGACCAgttacggtcgaaaatagctgccggtcgaaaataaccggtcgaaaatagccacttttcttgtagtggatTTTTTTCGATAACTATTCTAATATCACGATTCTTTTCAATAACTATTCTAATAACTATTCTAATATTACGATTCTTTTAACTACAATAAAAACTAATGgatatgattaaatatttttgtcctgcatttccgATAATATTCTTGTCTTGCATTTCGAGTAATATTCTACAAACTACATGAATATTATCCCAAGAATCTATTTTATAAACTACATGAATATTATCGGAAATGcatgacaaaaaatatttaatcatgtccattaattgacatattattttaacggtagatcttgtagtctaTAAGATCTTGTATTCctatcctgcatttctagtaatgtattattaatattcttgtcatGCATTtattgtttcggttttaattcaaaactatcttaATAATTTAGACTATTTTTGTTCTGCATTTCTGGGTATGTAATATTAATGatttgtcccgcatatttgtgatatatccaagtgttattttgttttgcaataaattcaattcgttgcaagACAATGATAAAATTCAAtgccaatcatagcaatgtccaactacatctttattttgtatgcaattattatttttatttgttaggattcggtgattgaacaccaatattatgtaattattattttatgttatgcaggaTTTAGACTTTTTTCTTGTTGTACAAATATCTTGCGGCCCTTAGATGGGTAAGAAATGGATGGCTGTGATTAAGTTTCTAAAACCTCCACAAAaatcagtctccatagaacttttcttttgtgaagtatgttcaacaaatatcatgtattgattaaaattgttgaagatcatctatgtttcataaatatataatgtatgttctgcaagttgaacaatgtcctgcaaactaaatatacttcgtagaatataacattttataatgttctacatgcgaaacttatatgatattcaagattttaaagtgaaataatgattttgtacaacatgatgtgcaaaactatacgttttgcaatgtttttatgcaatatttcgcttgcagaacataagtggtctccacggtctccaatatAAGtggtggtctccatagaactttactatatatatatatatatatgtctatatatatatatatatagtcttactccaatacaaactactaaatacaTCCTTAAATGCGAACTAATGCTTTTAAGAGTATGGGGAGGTTTGTGGACACCAAGAATGGTGGGGCTTGGCAAGGCCTGTGGGCCTAGTTGTGAGGGGTAGAGCTCTCTATATAGACATATCAAGTTTTAGAGATTGATTAGGAGTAGGTGTTTGCATTGGAGATATGATAGAATTGATCATTTATCATTATCCTAAGTTGTTGATGGTTGTCTAGGACTCTATATAGTCATCTCTGAAGAGTTACAATCTGTCTAGAAATCTTAAGTTCATTCTTCTTGATAGATTCATAGTTAGACTAGATACGGATTTAAACAGGGTTGAGGGCACATGTCCTGAGGTTTCACAACCTACGTATCTCAAATGTGGATGTCCAATGGGCTTTTAgcctatattaattaattacgcaattaattaataaattacaagtATGGGCCTTTTAAATTGGCTTTATTCCTTTTAGGCCTTACAATAAATCGAAACACAATTAGGATTTGGTccccaactttggataagtGCCGTAGAAATATTTCAAAAGTTTTAGAGTCCTTGCATGGTTTCCAGAGCCTTATATATGACTTTATGAGCCTTTTACATGAATTTTCGAGCCTTCTATATTGCACATCAagtaattttatcaatatttattacaaatataGTGCTCGAAAGCATTCTCATATCTTTTAGGGGATTAATTccatttttattgaaatttttcatgatttaatataaaattttagaatatttatgagcctttaaataattttctgaaatataaTTCTAATGTTCTAAGATTATTAGAACattagaatttttaattttcagctACTATTCGACCTCGGTCGAATAAGCCTTCCATGTACCCCATATCAAATTTGTTTCGGGTTACACCTTCAGGTCTATTCGACCTTAAACGATATCTAACATCCTGAAATCTTAGGCGCCGAGGCCGAACGACCTATGAACCTGATATTGTGCTTTTGTTCAATCTCAAACGAGATCAAATAGAAGCATTTTGTGATGTCCAGGTCGATTATTATGTCGACCTTACTTGCCgagttaaatttgaaattgaataAAGTCGAATAGAATATTCTTTAATTTGGATGGCCAGGTTAAAAGACCTGGGTTTCATTCGACCTCGAACGTGGTCGAATAGAGGCCCTTTAGGATGTCCAAGTGTGAGCCAGACGCGCCCGGGGTTTACTTCACGGTATGTCAAACAACTTGTGGGTCTCGATTCAACACCGAATTTGATCTCAAATGAGGTTGAATATGGACCCTCCAgattgaatatcttttttattttaatatttaatttgctaCTTCCGCCTTTTTTAGGGTCATTTCTTAATAGGCTATTTTTGGCCTATTAGATgataaattagttgaaaaaccgcgcgttgcggcggcctataaaaattatattgataatttaaaattaatatttgtagagtgaaaaataaaataccTAAGATTATATCTGTAATTAATCCGAACACTAATCATTTGTTGcgtgaataatattttcatgtatacaaagtgaacataaaaattaacaacaccaaacatgtccgataaagaaaacaaatattataaaaaataaccaGCAAACATGTATCaataacagttaatttattgattttttcatCCATTAATATCATATACAAGCTATATTGTTCTCCGGTGTTTCGATTTGTCGACTCtcacatccgacaaactcttactctcgtTAACCAATCATCTTTTCGCCATTGAAAACATCTAGtatagtgtaactcattattgtattagatggggAAGAcaaataagttaaaaaaaattgtgtgcgTTAAATTTTagggttgatttgagaaaaagACCGGCTTATAAAAAATTCTTTTGGTTTTTGATATAcactttttccaaaaatatgagatagtttcaaattttgatttgattttgatattttggaaaaggtagttttgaaactttctttcaatatatccaaaactaaaaaatgtatttttttaattttgatattttttcatccaaaaattccagaaaattagaaaatatcataaatccttttggtttttgatatacacctttttcaaaaatatgatgatagtttcaaattctgatgtgattttgatattttgaaaaagttagttctgaaactttcttccaatatatccgaaactaaaaaagataatttttatttttgatattttttcaatcaaaaatttcagaaaattagaaaaatagaacagagctctatgagagacgccacctaaacgccccatgcttctcctttatataagcatattgattttgaaaaaggtagttctgaaaCTTTCTTCTAATTCTGAAATGTTATTCGAATATATCCAAAACTAAAAAggacagtttttatttttgatattttttcatccaaaaattctagaaaattagaaaaatagaacagagctctccgagaggcgccacctaaacgccccatgcttctcctttatataagtatattggtGATTGGTCCCGTTTGTTAGGCCTTTCAATAGTTTTCCAGGAACATTCCAGATATGGGTCCTTAATGGGCTAATTGGACTTTCACGCcttacagatattcaaaaaattcttgaaaattctCTTACggaggtgtattcgattgagattttaattgattgtttttagtttatggattttaatggaatgtatgtgattttgattttgtgcggattcttgataaaatgtcacaaAGTTGATacgatttaagcacaatgcttcaaaatcatattgattttggtggaatttcaaaaaacttaaaatgcacggaagaatgccacaaaattcatcattttatgaaattcaaaaaaaaccatcatattttaatggattttaaacaatcccaattgaataccatcagattttaaagcgtaatttaaaatctcaattgaataccatcagattttgtatcataatttaaaatcccaattgaatatctcaagattataaatgcaaaaaaatgctttgaaatcccaatctaatacacccctcttaattttatttttaatttattttcctaGTATTCTTGAGTGTTATAGGACTTATTGGGCCGGTTACATGAGCCTTTTGACAGGCTATTTCCGGTCATTTGACAACCGGGAGTTCAACCGGCTGGGGTTTCTTATATAAGAGTGGGGTTGGTTCCTCAACCTGGAAGCGGCAAAACAGCCCTTTCTGTGGCAAATATTATAGCAAGCTTTCTCACTCTTATGTCAGAAACATGAAATCATAGGGCAAAAACAGTTACTCACACAATGTACAATACAACCCAAAAAACCCAAATTTTAATGAGCTTTATGGTACTTGGTGTCAGCTTAAAAAAAGTAACCGAGGTCGAGAATTGTCACCAAACTCTAAAACTAAATTGGCTAATACCACTATTTTCTTGTGAGTGCAATGACCACAGTGTACACATTAGTATAGTCTGGCCCTGCCATATCATCATTGGTGTAGCCTCATATAATTCACACATGTACGATTTAAGTTCTAGGCAAAATAAATCAGACCTTTTTTGCATTTGATGACAGAAGCTCCATCTGTTCAGTAAGATCTTGCATCTGAAGCTTTGATTCCCCATTTTCCGAGGGTTGTGATGCAGCTGGTGGAGTTGATTCGATCTGTGTGGCATTTGTAGCTAATGGACTCGATAGGGAAAACTGCCCCCCTGAAGGATCAGTTAATTTTAGTATCTCATCAATCAAAGAGCTGTCCCACATGACATCAGAATCAGAATTGAAACTATCAATATCTAGGAACATGTTCTCATCCATAGTTGATGAGGTTGGATTCAGAAATATGCTGTTATCAACATTGGCTTCTCGAGCCACTTGTAAGCGAGGCTCATGCATAAGCATGTTTTTCAGAGAAAGATTGACGGCCGGCAACTCCTGCGAACCAACTAGGGGGGTTATCTCCGGAAATGGAGTCATTTTCACTGCATCAGAAGTGACACCTACCGGTAAAGACTGAATCTCTTCCGAAGGGCCAACAGCTGTAACACCTGTCACTAATGGCAAATCTGATATCCCTGAAGTCGGTGTCCCTCCAGACGTACAAAGGGGAGCCCTTCCATGATCTAATGCCTTGCATGACGATGTTACATCACCAAAGTGAATACTATTGGTATTACCTGTCAAGGTTTCCAACTGAGGAGATGCATCCAACATCATACGACTGAACATTGCAGTTGAACCATCATTCATAAAAGGCTGGTATTTGACAATCTGCCCATCAGCAGGAGTGACTGGATGATCATCTGGAACAACATCTGGTTTAagtcttctttttttcttgccTTCAGTTATGAGCCTGCTGCTCTCATTTTGTTGCTGTACAAACTGTGCCAAAAATCCAGGGCTGTTCACAGCCTTTGACAGGAATGACATCATTTGTTGTTGCCTTTGTTCCATTCCATGAAGGCGTTGTACCATTGTTTGTAGATGTGTATCAGTTGTCTGCTGCTGCTGCCTCGACCTGACAAGCTCCTGCATAAGCACATTCTTGTCCCTCTTCAGCCTCTCAACCTCTTCCTCAAGGCCAAATTTACCAACTTCAACACACGCCCCAACTGTTGAGCTCTGTCCATGTGGCTGCTGAGGCTGTTTATTTTGAGCATGAGCCGGTTTACGACGTACAATGCTTTTTAGCAAATGCCTTTGGCCTCTTAAGAAACCCTCATTTGCGAACTCCCATCGGTCAGGATCAACCTTCCTGAACCCCTGGTTATTCACATAACCGCAACATAAGTTAGATATGATAATGTGTAAATAAATCGAATTTAAGAAATGTTCAATATAATCTAGTTACACTATATATTAAACAAGTATTTTCTTATGTTCTATCTGGTATTAAGTGAAAGCAATTAAGCTGCACAATGAAGTAAAACATGATAAAAACTTAACCTAAGGCTTTTGTTACAACATACAACCAGAGTTTGAATTTAGTAGCAGGACGAGAGTGCAGGACAAACCTCTTGatgactatatatacatatataatgtattatattatctaataaatttatcACAAATTATTTCAATGCTAAATGAAGTATACAAgtgatattcaaaattaaatatatttctaaagTAAAAAATTTCCGTGGAATTTTCTCTTCCTCTATTACcagttaattaaaattcaactaataaatatttaattaaatatgacgtATAACTAATATGGGAAGAAAAAAcatcaataataaatataaataattaaatatatattctatcgAATAACATTTTACATCCCCGTGAGTTTTGAATTCATGCCAAAATATGATTTCAATCTCTCAATCGCAAGtaatcaatttatatatgttagagGTAATTAGAGGTCGAAGGTCAGACTTATTTCGAGTTTCAAGTTTGTGGCCAGACTTTCAGATTTCTAATTTAATGGCCAGACTGCGGTTTCGCGTTTCAAAACAATGGCTACCATTAATATCGACAATATGACAATATCGACATCAAATCTACATTACATGATTCAAAATAATCTGAAAGCCTGACCACAAAATTGAAACTCAAAACTTAAGTCTGGCTATTAAATTGAAAATCTCGAAGTCTGTCCGTATTTTTAAAAGGAACTGAAGTTTGACCATTAAATTGGAAATATGAAAGTCTGGCCCTGAAATTGAAAACCGGTATAAAGTCTGCCCATCAACATGTAATTTACTCTATCTAATATTTACACGCCCACTCCTTCTAATTGTTTAAgcttattttttatgaatgtatcattcaattatttatatttccaaacttTCCACATGTAATAAGTTttagtattataaaaattcacccactctttaaaatttatcaattaaatataaatagacctcaACACTTCATTCACTTTTTTTTGTAAGTGTTTCTTCTTCTCTGCGCTCAACTCAGTTATAAATAAATGGGAGAAACATATAGAGTATTTATTCGCAGATTTGCTCCTTTCCTTTTATTTAGATTTGTAAACACAATCTGT of Daucus carota subsp. sativus chromosome 3, DH1 v3.0, whole genome shotgun sequence contains these proteins:
- the LOC135151469 gene encoding heat shock factor protein HSF8-like, with protein sequence MATEGKIDLSNNGDSIVVPSSLLKKKVNPFIKKLYDMVDDSTTDRVICWGPMNNSFVVKDPEEFERDILPKCFKHNKITSFIRQLNFYGFRKVDPDRWEFANEGFLRGQRHLLKSIVRRKPAHAQNKQPQQPHGQSSTVGACVEVGKFGLEEEVERLKRDKNVLMQELVRSRQQQQTTDTHLQTMVQRLHGMEQRQQQMMSFLSKAVNSPGFLAQFVQQQNESSRLITEGKKKRRLKPDVVPDDHPVTPADGQIVKYQPFMNDGSTAMFSRMMLDASPQLETLTGNTNSIHFGDVTSSCKALDHGRAPLCTSGGTPTSGISDLPLVTGVTAVGPSEEIQSLPVGVTSDAVKMTPFPEITPLVGSQELPAVNLSLKNMLMHEPRLQVAREANVDNSIFLNPTSSTMDENMFLDIDSFNSDSDVMWDSSLIDEILKLTDPSGGQFSLSSPLATNATQIESTPPAASQPSENGESKLQMQDLTEQMELLSSNAKKV